A window of Pedococcus badiiscoriae genomic DNA:
ACGCGATGGTGGGGGCGGACTCGGTGCCCGTCCACTCGGCGGCAGGCAGGGCATCGGCGAACCGGGAGACGTTGACCCCGTTGGGGATGACGACCGCATCCCCTCCCAGGTGGGTGGTGACGGTCCGCCGGGCATCCTCCGAGACGGCGATCCGGCCGTTGATCTTCTCCAGGCTCGGGCGCAGCAGCGGGTAGGCCGCCTGCATCGCGCGGGACCGCAGGTTCGACGTGTGGAAGGTGGCCACCACGGGGCCCTCGGCCGACCACAGGGCCAGCAGCGCGATGCTGGGCGTCACGGGCTCGTGGATGTGCAGCACGTCGAAGTCGCCCGCCTCCAGCCAGCGGCCGACCCGCGCGGCGGTCAGCGGCCCGAAGTTCAGCCGGGCGACGGAGCCGTTGTACCGCACCGGAACGGCGCGGCCGACGGACTCGACGTAGTCGGGCAGGGGGGTGTCCTCGTCGGCCGGTGCGAGGACCGAGGCGTGGTGTCCCTGGCCGAGGAAGTGCTCCGCGAGGTCGCGGACGTGGTACTGCACTCCCCCGGGCACGTCGAAGGAGTAGGGGCAGACGATGCCGATCCTCATACGAACACCCGCTGGAGCATGTGCCAGTCGGCGGTGTGCTCCACGATTGCCGTGCCGAGCACGTCGGCGCAGGCCTGCGTCATCGCGACCGCCTTGGCCCGGGTCGTGCCGGTCGAGGGCACCTCGACCCGGTCGTGGAAGGTGATGACGATGCGGTGCCGCCAGGTCGAGGTGTCGAGCCGCTCGTAGTGGATCGACACGGGGTGCAGCGCCGCGCCGGAGCCCAGCGCCAGCGCCGCCGGTCCAGCGGCCATCTTCGACCGGTGGCCACACAGGTCGACCTCGATGCCGCGGTCGGTCAGGTCGCGGTCCGCCAGCAGCGGCATCAGCACCGGTGCGGCGAGGTGGCCCCGCAGCTGCGCGAACACGTCCCCGCCACCGGTCAGCGGCAGGATCGTCATCCCGAGCGACTCCCGGAAGGCGAGGAACTCGGCATACACCTCCTCGGGCTCGAGGCGTTCGGCGACGGTGACGACGGGCGCGAGCTCCTTGGTACCCCACGCGCCGGCCAGGTCCCAGTTGCCGAGGTGACCGAGGAAGCACACGACCGGTCGTCCCGCCGCGAGCTCGGCCCGCACCGGCCCGTCGCCCTCCACCCGCACCATGGCGGCGACCTGCTCAGCAGTGCGGTCGGGAAGCCGGAACGCCTCGCAGTAGTAACGCAGGTAGGAGCGCATGCCCGCGCGCACCAGGGCATCGAGCCCGGCGTCGTCGAGCTCGGGCCGCACCGTCGCGTAGTTGCTCCGCAGGCGCTGCACGCCCTTGCCACCCCGGGCGACGGTCAGGTCCGCGATCTGCTCGAACACCGTGTATGCCGTGCGCTCGGGCAGCATCCGCACGGTGCGCCACCCAAGGCGGTAGCCGCTGACGGCGAGGAGGTCGCCGAGGCCGGTCATCTCGGGCGGCCGCTCAGGAGGCTTCGACCAGGGCTTGCCGACGCACGAGCAGCATGCGCTGGAACACCGTGACGAGGCTGGCGACGGCGAGCAGGGCAAGCACGACCGTGAGCACGACCTCGGGCAGGCCCAGACCCACCAGCCCGGTCACGGCAAGCACGGCGACGAGCCGGTCGGCACGCTCCGCGATCCCCACGTTCGCGGTGAACCCCAGACCCTCTGCGCGGGCCTTGGCGTAGGACACCACGCTGCCCAGGATGAGGCAGGCGAGCGCGAGCACGGCCATCAGGAAGTTGGCGCCGCTGCCGGCATACCAGAGCACGAGGCCTCCGAAGATGGCGGAGTCGCCGACGCGGTCCAGCGTGGAGTCGAGGTACGCCCCCCACTTGCCGGAGCGGCCGGACATCCGCGCCATCACGCCGTCGACGGTGTCGGAGAAGACGAAGAGGGTGATGACCAGGGTGCCCCAGAAGAACTCGTGCCGGGGGTAGAAGGCCAGGGCGCCGACGCACACGCCGATCGTCCCGACGATCGTCACGATGTCAGGGCTGATCCCCAGCGCGAGGAACAACCGGGCGACCGGCGTGAAGATCCTCGTGAAGAGGGCGCGTGCGTACTTGTTGAGCATGGTGGGGTCAGCCTACTGAGGCCGGGCCGCCGACCCTGCAACCCCGCTGTCGGACGGTTTCGTGGGAGCGCATGCCGGGGTGCCGCCGGGAAGGGCGTACCGGTGGTCCGCCACCCACGTGTAGACCCGCCCGGCGACCCAGCTGATCCCCGGCAGCGTGACGAGGTGGCCCAGCGGCCGCCACAGCGGGGCGCCGTGCTTGAGACCCTCGGCGATGGCCAGGTGGGCGGACGCGACGCTCCCGTCCGGGCGGACGAACTGCGCGGCCTCGATGCAGTCCTGCTCGGTGAGCCCGAACCGACCGAGGTCGACCTGCTGCCACGGCTGGATGTCGTACCGGCTCCGGCGGTCCACCCACCGCGTGGCGAACCGGGCACTGGTCGTGCAGAACCCGCAGTCGCCGTCGAAGATGAGCAGCCCCCGCGCCCGTCCCGAGCCTGTCCTCGTCACCGCGTCCATGTCCCCCACTCTGTCACCCACCGACCCCGGGCCATGCGGCGACCAGGCGCGAGCGGACGTCCTCGAGCAGCATCGGCAGGGCCTTGGTCTGCCCGATGACCGGCAGGAAGTTCATGTCGCCGCCCCACCGCGGCACGATGTGCTGGTGAAGGTGGGCCTGGACGCCCGCGCCGGCCACGGCGCCCTGGTTCATCCCGATGTTGTAGCCGTGCGGGGCCGACGCCGCGTCGATCGCGGCGATGACCTGCTTGGTGAGCAGGGTGAACTCGGTCGTCTCCTCGTCCGTCAGGTCGACGTAGAGCGAGGCGTGGCGGTAGGGGCAGACCAGGACGTGACCGGGGTTGTAGGGGAACAGGTTCATCACGACGAAGCAGGTGGTGCCGCGGTGCACGATGAGCCCGGCCTGGTCGTCCTTGGCCGGCGCCGCGCAGAACGGGCAGCCGTCTCCCGCGTCCTCGCTGGGACGCTCCCCCGTCACGTACGCCATCCGGTGCGGGGTCCACAGCCGCTCGAAGCCGTCACGCGTCCCCGCGAAGTCCGTGTCGGGCTCCATCGCGTCGCCCCTGCTCAGACCCATGCTCAGACCTGACGACGTGAGGCGACGGCCTCGACGACCTCCGCGATCGCGTCCGCGATCGGCACCCCGTTCTTCTGCTCGCCGTTGCGGTAGCGGAACGACACCGCGCCTGCGCTGCGGTCCTCCTCGCCGGCGATGAGGGTGAACGGTACCTTGGACTTGCTCGCGTTGCGGATCTTCTTCGGGAACCGGTCGTCGCTCTCGTCGAGCTCGACCCGGATCCCCTTGGCCTTCATCTGCGAGAGCACGTCCCAGAGGTAGTCGTTGAACTCGTCGGCCACCGGGATCCCCAGCACCTGCACCGGGGACAGCCACACGGGGAACGCCCCCGCGTAGTGCTCGACGAGCACGCCGATGAACCGCTCGATCGAGCCGAACTTCGCCGAGTGGATCATCACCGGCTGCTTCCTCGAGCCGTCGGAGGCCTGGTACTCGAGGCCGAACCGCTCGGGCTGGTTGAAGTCGTACTGGATGGTCGACATCTGCCAGGTTCGCCCGATGGCGTCGCGCGCCTGCACCGAGATCTTGGGCCCGTAGTAGGCGGCTCCACCCGGGTCGGGCACGAGCTCGAGCCCGGACTCGGCGGCGACCTGCTCGAGGACGGAGGTGGCCACCTCCCACTGCTCGTCGGAGCCGATGAACTTGTCCTTCTTGTCGCCCTCGGTGTCACGGGTCGACAGCTCGAGGTAGAAGTCGTCGAGCCCGAAGTCGCGGAACAGGCCGAGGCAGAAGTCGAGCAGGTGCTTGACCTCGCCGGGCGCCTGCTCGGCGGTGACGTAGGAGTGCGAGTCGTCCTGGGTCATGCCGCGCACCCGGGTGAGGCCGTGCACCACGCCGGACTTCTCGAACCGGTAGACCGAGCCGAACTCGAACAGCCGCAACGGCAACTCGCGGTAGGACCGACCGCGCGAGCGGAAGATGAGGTTGTGCATCGGGCAGTTCATCGCCTTGAGGCGGTACTCGGTGCCCTCGAACTCCATCGGCGGGAACATGGTGTCCGCGTAGTACGGCAGGTGGCCCGAGGTGTGGAACAGGCCGTCCTTGCTGATGTGCGGGGTCCCGACGTACTCGAAGCCCTCCTCGATGTGGCGGCGACGGACGTAGTCCTCCATCTCGCGCTTGATGATCCCGCCCTTGGGGTGGAACACGGCCAGGCCCGACCCGAGCTCGTCGGGGAAGCTGAAGAGGTCGAGCTCGGCGCCCAGCTTGCGGTGGTCGCGCTTCTCGGCCTCGGCGAGCCGGTCGAGGTAGGCCTTGAGCTCGTCCTTGGTCGGCCAGGCGGTGCCGTAGACGCGCTGGAGCTGCGGGTTCTTCTCACTGCCCCGCCAGTAGGCGCCGCCGCTGCGCATCAGCTTGAACGCGTTGCCGAGCACCTTGGTCGACGGCACGTGGGGACCTCGGCAGAGGTCGCCCCAGGCCCGTGACCCGTCGCGCTTGAGGTTGTCGTAGATGGTGAGCTGGGCCCCGCCGACCTCGACGTCGGCTCCTTCGGCGGCATCGCCGGCTGCTCCGCCCTTGAGCCCGATCAGCTCGATCTTGTAGGGCTCGTCGGCCAGCTCGACGGCGGCCTGCGCGTCGGTGACCTCGCGGCGCGCGAAGGTCTGGCCCTCGTTGACGATGCGCTGCATGACCTTCTCGAGGGCCTTGAGGTCCTCGGGGGTGAACGGCTCGGCGACGTCGAAGTCGTAGTAGAACCCGTCGCGCACCGGCGGACCGATGCCCAGCTTCGCCTTGGGGTTCACCTCCTGGACTGCCTGCGCCAGGACGTGGGCGGCGCTGTGCCGCAGCACGTCCAGCCCGTCCTGCTCCTGCGCGGTCACCGGCTCGACGGCGTCGCCGTCGGCCAGCACGTGCGCGAGGTCGCGCAGCTCACCGTTGACGCGGGCCACGAGGACCGCCCGGTCCCCCTCGAACAGGTCGGCAGCGGTCGTCTGCTCCGGCACCGATCGCTCGCTTCCGGCGACGGTGACGGTGATCTGGGCAGACACGGTGCTCACTCCTGGTGATGGGACGACTGGGTATGCCGCGTGCACAGGCGCGCAGGCGGCATACCGATGCTATCGGCCGGGTGTGCGCACCCGCGCGCGAGTTGTTCCGGACCGCGGAAAGCCCTCTCAGAAATCTTGACTCGTTCCAGAAACGAGACCAGACTGCGGAACGTGACCTCCCCGCCCGTCGTCCACGCAGACGACCTGCCGCAGCAGCTGCGGGGCGTGGGCCTTCGGGTGACCCGACCCCGGGTGGCGGTCCTGCGGGCCGTGCACGCGCACCCCCACTCGGACACCGACTCGCTCATCGCCGCGACGCGACGGGACGTGCCGGAGGTCTCCCACCAGGCCGTCTATGACTGCCTCCAGGCACTGACCCGCTCCGGTCTGGTGCGTCGCATCCAGCCGCCCGGCTCGGTGGCGAGGTATGAGTCCCGGGTCGGGGACAACCACCACCACGTGGTCTGCCGGTCCTGCGGGGCGATCGCCGACGTCGACTGCGCGGTCGGCGCGGCTCCGTGCCTCGATCCCTCCGACACCCATGGCTTCGCCATCGACGAGGCCGAGGTCGTCTACCGGGGCCTGTGCCCCACCTGCTCAAGCCAGCCCGACCGAACCACCTGACCGAACGAACCACCCGACCCACCCGATCCCACCCGCCCGATCCCACAGCCACATCCCACACAGCCACATCCCACACAGCCACAGCCAGCACGTCCGGAAGGAAGTCATGTCCGACCACGCACCCCACAGCGGGGACCACGAGACCGAGCTCGCCGAGATGAACGAGAGCACGCAGAAGTGCCCCGTCGCGCACGGGCGGGCCCCCGAACCGGTCCAGGGTGGCAGCACCCGCGGCTGGTGGCCCGATCGCCTCAACCTCAAGATCCTGGCCAAGAACCCTGCCGTCGCGAACCCCTACGGCGAGGACTTCGACTACGCCGAGGCGTTCAGCTCGCTCGACCTGGCGGAGGTCAAGCGCGACATCGCCCAGCTCCTCACCACCTCGCAGGACTGGTGGCCGGCCGACTTCGGTCACTACGGGCCGCTGATGATCCGGATGGCCTGGCACAGCGCGGGCACCTACCGCGTGCAGGACGGACGTGGCGGTGCGGGCGCCGGGCAGCAGCGGTTCGCCCCGCTCAACAGCTGGCCGGACAACGCCAACCTCGACAAGGCCCGCCGGCTGCTGTGGCCCATCAAGAAGAAGTACGGCCGCAGCCTCTCCTGGGCCGACCTCATGGTCCTCACCGGCAACGTCAGCCTGGAGTCCATGGGCTTCACGCCCTTCGGCTTCGCCGGCGGCCGCGCGGATGTGTGGGAGCCCGACGAGGACGTCTACTGGGGTCCGGAGACCGAGTGGCTCGGCGACGAGCGCTACACCGGTGACCGCGAGCTCGAGAGCCCCCTGGCCGCCGTCCAGATGGGCCTGATCTACGTCAACCCCGAGGGCCCCAACGCAGACCCCGACCCGCTCGCCTCCGCCCGTGACATCCGCGAGACGTTCAAGCGCATGGCGATGAACGACGAGGAGACGGTCGCGCTCATCGCGGGGGGCCACACCTTCGGCAAGACCCACGGCGCGGCCGACCCCGAGAAGTACGTCTCCGACGAGCCGGAGGGCGCGGGACTCGAGCAGATGGGCTTGGGCTGGAAGAACAGCTTCGGCACCGGCGCCGGCCCCGACACGATCACCAGCGGCATCGAGGTCACCTGGACGATGACCCCGACGCAGTGGGACAACAACTTCTTCGAGAACCTGTTCGGCTTCGAGTGGGAGCTGACCAAGAGCCCCGCGGGCGCCAACCAGTGGAAGCCCAAGGACGGGGCCGGCGAGGGCACCACGCCGATGGCGCACGACCCGTCGAAGCGCATCGCGCCCACCATGCTCACCACCGACCTCGCGCTGCGCGTGGACCCGGTCTACGAGAAGATCTCGCGCCGCTTCCTCGAGAACCCCCAGGAGTTCGCCGACGCGTTCGCCCGGGCCTGGTTCAAGCTGACGCACCGCGACATGGGCCCGCTCGCGCGCTACCTCGGTCCGGAGGTGCCCACGGAGGAGCTGCTCTGGCAGGACCCGCTCCCCGCGCGCACCGGTGAGGTCGTGACGGCCGACGACGTGACCGAGCTCAAGGCCCTCATCGCCGGGGCAGGCCTCACGGTCGCGCAGCTGGTGTCCACCGCGTGGGCGGCCGCGTCGTCGTTCCGCGGCAGCGACAAGCGCGGCGGCGCCAACGGAGCCCGGATCCGTCTCGCACCCCAGAACGGCTGGGAGGTCAACAACCCGGCCCAGCTGGCGACCGTGCTGCGCACCCTCGAGGGCGTCCAGGACGCGTTCAACTCGCGCGGCGGACGCCAGGTGTCGCTGGCCGACCTGATCGTCCTCGCCGGAGGCGTCGGCGTCGAGCAGGCCGCCCGGGCAGCCGGCCACGCAGTCGAGGTGCCGTTCACGCCGGGTCGGGTCGACGCATCCCAGGAGCAGACGGACGTGGAGTCCTTCGGCTACCTCGAGCCGCGCTCCGACGGCTTCCGCAACTACGCCGGCAAGGGTTCGCGGCTGGGCGCCGAGTACCAGCTGGTCGACCGCGCCAACCTGCTCACCCTCAGCGCACCGGAGATGACGGTCCTGGTCGGCGGCCTGCGCGTCCTCGGGGCGAACTACGACGGCTCGCAGCTCGGCGTCCTGACCGAGGCCCCCGGCACCTTGACGAACGACTTCTTCGTCAACCTGCTCGACCTCGGGACCCAGTGGAGCTCCACCTCCCCGGACGCGTCCACCTTCGAGGGACGCGACGCCTCGGGACAGGTCCGCTGGACCGGCACCCGCGCGGACCTCGTGTTCGGCTCCAACTCCGAGCTGCGTGCCCTGGCCGAGGTCTACGCCAGCGACGACGCGAAGGAGAGCTTCGTCGAGGACTTCGTGGCGGCCTGGACCAAGGTCATGGACCTCGACCGGTTCGACGTCCACCGGGGCTGACGACGACGCGCCGTGGTCGCCGCCCATCCGGTCCTGCTCAGCCGGTCCCGGTGGTGGCGGCCACGGTGGACGCCACGATCGCCGCCGTGACGGCCGCTTGGACGTCCTGGACGGCCTTGCGCACGGCCTCGGCGCCCCACTCCGCGTCGGCGACCGCCTTGCCCCGGGCACGCAGCTCGCGCCTGGGCTGGTCCGGGAAGAGCTTGGGCAGCAGGTCGACGGCGTGCAGCAGGGCGACCAGGGCAGAGGTCCGCGCGTCGGGCTTCGTGCCGGTCACCACGGCGGCATACACCCTGTCGCGGATCTCGCGCTCGACCTCGGGCCGTGCGAGCAGCCACGCGTGGGTGGGAAACACGCCGAGGACCTTGCCCTGCCGGTGGGTGAGGACCCCCTCGGCAGCCAGGTCGCCGAGGACAGCGTCCTTGAGACCTCCGGCCCTGTCCTTCCAGGCGCTCATGCCCCCGATCCGGCCGACCGCGTCCTTGGGCTTGCGGTTGTGGGCCAGCTCGGCCACCTCGGCGAGGCGGGGGTCTGCCACGGCCACGGTCTTGGTTGCGCGGACCAGCCGACCGGGCTTGTACTCCGGGTCACCCGGTTCGGTCAGCCGCAGCACCCCGTCGAAGGTCAGGTCGACGATCGCGGCGCCGGCCACGGCCGCCTTGAGCTTGGTGCTGTCGACAAGAGGCCTGCCGGACTCGTCGTCCAGGGCGAGCAGGAGGAACTCGGCGGTCAGCGGGCGCGTCGTCATGCGGCCATCGTACGAAGCGGGTCCCCTCGCGTCTGTGCTTCTGCGCCCGTGCTTCCGCCCCCGTGCTGTGTGGCCCCCTCTCGGCTCGAGCAGGTGATGGGGTTCGATGGAGGCATGTCACCGCTGAAGCCACCGGGGCCTGGTCGGTTGGCGGTCTCGACAGTCCCGTTCGCAGATCCGCGGGTCCAGCGGCTCGTCGACGAGGTGCAGGCCCACTACGTCGTCATCTACGGCGGCCCCGACAGGTCGCCCGTGGACCCCACCGAGTTCGAGCCACCCCGCGGCCTGTTCGCCCTCGGCACCATCGACGGCCAGGACGTCGCCATGGGCGGCTGGCGCCATCGGCCCGACCTGACCGAGCTGTTCGGCGGGGCGCTCGTGGCCGAGATCAAGCGGATGTATGTCGCGCCGCCCGGAAGGCGCCAGGGCCATGCCCGCCGGATCCTCACCTTCCTGGAGGACACCGCCCGCGAGGCAGGCGCCGAGGTGCTCGTCCTCGAGACCGGCCTGATGCAGCCCGACGCCATCGCCCTCTACGAGGCCAGCGGCTACGAGCCGACGGTGCGGTTCGGGCACTACGCCAGCTCGGACCTCGCCCGGTACTTCGCCAAGCGGCTGACCCCAGCGCCCCAGGCATCGTCCTGACGGTCGGTCAGGTCGGTCGGTCAGGCGCGTCCGACGATGCGGCGCGCAGGTTTGCGGATGGGGCCACTGTCGGTGGGCATGACCGCCCTGTGGCTGTGCACCTCGAGCTCACGGATCAGTCGCTGAGCGTCGAGGAGCATCGCGCCGTACGCCGGCCAGGCCTGTGGGTCCTCGAGGTCGGCGGCGCGGACCTCGTTGCCCAGCCGGTCGATGATCTCGTTCGCCGTCCGCAGGTAGGTGGCCACGACCTCCCGCTCGGCGTCGTCCGGCAGCCCGAAGTGGCCGATGGCCCCGGCGACCTCGTCCAGGACCTGCGCGTAGCTCTCGAGGAACCGCTGTGTCGGTGCGGGCTGGGCCTCGTTCTCGTCCGCAGCGTCGACGAGCGTGCGGGCGATCCCGGAGACCTGCCACTGGCTGCGCCTGACCGCCTCGACCGTGTGGGCGTAGCCGGCCCAGTCGACCTCGAGCCGCCGAAGGTTGTCCCGCGGGTTGAACTTGGTGCTCTCCCGCCCGGTCTCGATCGCGGTCTGGATCGCCGGCGCCAGCTGGATGATCTCGGTGCTGGTGTCGTACCACTGGTGGGCCATGTCGCTGTCCCAGCCCTCGCGCAGCCCTGCGGCCATGTCGTTCAGCAGCAGGCACACCTTCCTCGTCAAGGCCCTGATCTGTTCGCGCGGCTGCTGGATGTGCAACGGGGCCAGGACGATGGCGTTGGTGAGCACACCGATGACGCCACCGACCAGCGTCTCCACGATGGTGAGGTAGGTGAAATCGACATTCGTCCCGCCGACGGTCAACAGGGACAGCAGAGCCATGGACGGGACCTGGATCCCGTGGTCACCCAGGCGTCTCCACCGGGCCATGATCAGCGCCAGGTAGATGACCGGAAGCATGCTCCACCAGTGGACGCCGAGCCAGGAGCCCACGAGCCACGCGACACTCATCCCGACCACGACCGCCAGCACTCGCTGCACGCTGGCGCCCAGCGACCGGACCATCGTGCGGTCGACCACGAGCAACGCGGCCATCGGTGCGTAGAAGGGTGACGGGCTGTGCATCACGTGCACCGCGAACTGCCAGGCGAGCACCGTCGCCAGGGCCGCCTTGCCCATCAGGAGGGCTGCATCACGCTCGGGCCCGTTGTGCCGGACTGCCTCGCGCACCGCTCGGACCCAGCTGAGCCCCGCAAGGCGGCCCGACTGCAGCCACGACACCGATGACGAGCGCTCGGGAGTGGGTTCCATCCCGACGACACTAGGTGCCCCGTCAGGCCTGCACCAAGACGCCCTCCGAGGCTCAGCGGGGCGCGAGGGTCAACGTCAGGTGCGGTGTGGCCGGGGCCTTCGTCGAGCGAAGCCCGGCCACGACCACCCGCTCCCGGTCGTCCACCACGAGCTCCACCGTGCTCGGCAGGAAGACCGGCTTGGCGAACCACACGTGCGAGGTCGACGCGTCGTTGCCTCGAGGCTCGAGGGCGGCCAGCGTGCGCGCGGCGGTCCACATGCCGTGGGCGATGGCGCGAGGAAAGCCCATGGCCCTGGCACTCAGCGCGTGCAGGTGGATCGGGTTCATGTCGCCGGACACGGCGGCATACGCCCGGCCCTGCCCTTCCGGGACGCGGATGATTCCGGCGGGCTCGCCGGATGGCAGGGTCGGCGCCGCGGGGGCCGCGGGGGCGTCGGGTGAGCCATGCCCTCGCCGCAGGTAGGTGCTCCGTCCGTCCCAGACCCGCGCGCCGTCGACCTCCACCTCGGTCACCAGGTCCACGAGCCGGCCCTTGGGGTGCGGTCGCAGGTCCTGCGCGTGCACCGAGATCGTGAGCCGGTCGTCGGCGGTCAGGCGCCGGTGGACGGTGATCTGGTTCTCCAGGTGCACCAGACCGGGCAACGGGAGAGGGAACGACCGGTCAGCCATCAGCGCGACCTGGAGTGGGAACCCGAGGACGTGCGGGTAGGTGTGCGGCAGGACGTCGCCGCCGGTGAACCCACAGACCCTGTCGTAGGCCAGCAGGTGGTCGCGGTCCACGACCACCTGCTCCCGGCGCAGGACGACGTCTGGCAGGTCGCCGCGGCGGCCGCGTTGGGTGAGCGCGGCCCGGGCGAAGAGCGCTGCCAGCGAAGGGGATTCGGTCAGCGTCCGCACCGTCATGTCAGGCACCCAGCAGGCTCTGGCCACAGACCCGGACGACGTTGCCGGTGACCCCGGCGTTGGCGTCCTGGCTGAACCAGGCGATCGTTTCGGCGACGTCGACCGGCAGACCGCCCTGGCTGAGGGAGTTCAGCAGCCGGCCCACCTCACGCGTGGCGAACGGCACCTTGGCGGTCATCTCGGTCTCGATGAACCCGGGCGCCACGGCGTTGACGGTGATGCCCCGCGACCGCAGGGCCGGGTCGGCCGACATCGCGTCCACGAGCCCGATCACCCCCGCCTTGGAGGCGCCGTAGTTGGTCTGTCCGCGGTTGCCGGCGATGCCCGCGATCGAGGAGACGAGGACCACGTGGCCGCCGTCGCGGACACCCCCGTCGGCCAGCAGGACCTCGTTCATGCGCAGGATCGACCCGAGGTTGACATCGAGGACCGAGGCCCAGCGCTGCGGGTCCATGTTGGCGAGCAGCTTGTCGCGAGTGATCCCGGCGTTGTGCACGACGATGTCGAGCCCACCGTGGCGGCTCGTGGCGTGGTCGAGGATGCGCCGGCCCGCGTCCTCGGCGGTCACGTCCAGCTGGAGGGCCGTGCCGCCGACCCGGTTGGCGGTCCGCGCCAGGGAGTCGCCGCCCCCGGGGATGTCGACGCACACGACCGTGGCGCCGTCCCGGCCCAGCACCTCGGCGATGGACGCACCGATCCCGCGGGCCGCACCGGTGACCACGGCCACCTTGCCCGCCAGGGGCTTCGACCAGTCAGCCGGTTCGGTCGGTGAGCCCGCACCCACGCGGACCACCTGTCCGTCGACGTAGGCCGAGCGGCCCGACAGCAGGAAGCGCAGCGTCGCGTCGACGTTGGCCTCGCCGCCGTCCCTGACGAGGACGAGGTTGGCGGTGGCTCCGGCCCGGAGCTCCTTGCCGATCGAGCGGGTGATCCCTTCGAGCGCTCGCCGCGTCGCGGCCTGCGCGAAACCGTTGGCGCTGCCCGGGTCCCGGCCGATGACGACGACCCGACCGCTGGGGCGCAGGGCCTTCAGGGCCGGAGCAACCAGGGTGCGCAGGGTGTCGAGGTCGGTCGGCTCGGACGCCTCGGTCAGGTCGGCGACGACCGCCGCCACCCGCTCCCCCTCCACCAGCTCGTCGACGATGTCGATCCCCTCGCCGGCCAGCAGG
This region includes:
- a CDS encoding GNAT family N-acetyltransferase, which translates into the protein MSPLKPPGPGRLAVSTVPFADPRVQRLVDEVQAHYVVIYGGPDRSPVDPTEFEPPRGLFALGTIDGQDVAMGGWRHRPDLTELFGGALVAEIKRMYVAPPGRRQGHARRILTFLEDTAREAGAEVLVLETGLMQPDAIALYEASGYEPTVRFGHYASSDLARYFAKRLTPAPQASS
- a CDS encoding FUSC family protein, which codes for MEPTPERSSSVSWLQSGRLAGLSWVRAVREAVRHNGPERDAALLMGKAALATVLAWQFAVHVMHSPSPFYAPMAALLVVDRTMVRSLGASVQRVLAVVVGMSVAWLVGSWLGVHWWSMLPVIYLALIMARWRRLGDHGIQVPSMALLSLLTVGGTNVDFTYLTIVETLVGGVIGVLTNAIVLAPLHIQQPREQIRALTRKVCLLLNDMAAGLREGWDSDMAHQWYDTSTEIIQLAPAIQTAIETGRESTKFNPRDNLRRLEVDWAGYAHTVEAVRRSQWQVSGIARTLVDAADENEAQPAPTQRFLESYAQVLDEVAGAIGHFGLPDDAEREVVATYLRTANEIIDRLGNEVRAADLEDPQAWPAYGAMLLDAQRLIRELEVHSHRAVMPTDSGPIRKPARRIVGRA
- a CDS encoding MaoC/PaaZ C-terminal domain-containing protein is translated as MTVRTLTESPSLAALFARAALTQRGRRGDLPDVVLRREQVVVDRDHLLAYDRVCGFTGGDVLPHTYPHVLGFPLQVALMADRSFPLPLPGLVHLENQITVHRRLTADDRLTISVHAQDLRPHPKGRLVDLVTEVEVDGARVWDGRSTYLRRGHGSPDAPAAPAAPTLPSGEPAGIIRVPEGQGRAYAAVSGDMNPIHLHALSARAMGFPRAIAHGMWTAARTLAALEPRGNDASTSHVWFAKPVFLPSTVELVVDDRERVVVAGLRSTKAPATPHLTLTLAPR
- a CDS encoding 3-oxoacyl-ACP reductase: MAGTYAGLVNSAVGKKLATQLGLPRPTRLRRYAADEPLIDGAVLVGGLGAAPVATRVRALLAGEGIDIVDELVEGERVAAVVADLTEASEPTDLDTLRTLVAPALKALRPSGRVVVIGRDPGSANGFAQAATRRALEGITRSIGKELRAGATANLVLVRDGGEANVDATLRFLLSGRSAYVDGQVVRVGAGSPTEPADWSKPLAGKVAVVTGAARGIGASIAEVLGRDGATVVCVDIPGGGDSLARTANRVGGTALQLDVTAEDAGRRILDHATSRHGGLDIVVHNAGITRDKLLANMDPQRWASVLDVNLGSILRMNEVLLADGGVRDGGHVVLVSSIAGIAGNRGQTNYGASKAGVIGLVDAMSADPALRSRGITVNAVAPGFIETEMTAKVPFATREVGRLLNSLSQGGLPVDVAETIAWFSQDANAGVTGNVVRVCGQSLLGA